Proteins from a genomic interval of Eschrichtius robustus isolate mEscRob2 chromosome 9, mEscRob2.pri, whole genome shotgun sequence:
- the FILIP1 gene encoding filamin-A-interacting protein 1 isoform X4, with product MLKTEKTKPEVLEAHYGSAEPEKVLRVLHRDAILAQEKSIGEDVYEKPISELDRLEEKQKETYRRMLEQLLLAEKCHRRTVYELENEKHKHTDYMNKSDDFTNLLEQERERLKKLLEQEKAYQARKEKENAKRLNKLRDELVKLKSFALMLVDERQMHIEQLGLQSQKVQDLTQKLREEEEKLKAITSKSKEDRQKLLKLEVDFEHKASRFSQEHEEMNAKLANQESHNRQLRLKLVGLTQRMEELEETNKNLQKAEVELQELRDKIAKGECGNSSLMAEVEKLRKRVLEMEGKDEEITKTESQCRELRKKLQEEEHHSRELKLEVEKLQMRMSELEKLEEAFSKSKSECTQLHFNLEKEKNLTKDLLNELEVVKSRVKELECSESRLEKAELSLKDDLTKLKSFTVMLVDERKNMMEKIKQEERKVDGLNKNFKVEQGKVMDVTEKLIEESKKLLKLKSEMEEKVYSLTKERDELIGKLKSEEEKSSELSCSVDLLKKRLDGIEEVEREITRGRCRKGPELTCPEDNKIKELTLEIERLKKRLQQLEVVEGDLMKTEDEYDQLEQKFRSEQDKANFLSQQLEEIKHQIAKNKAIEKGEAVSQEAELRHRFRLEEAKSRDLKAEVQALKEKIHELMNKEDQLSQLQVDYSVLQQRFMEEENKNKNMGQEVLHLTKELELSKRYSRALRPSVNGRRMVDVPVTSTGVQTDAVGSEAAEEDTPAVFIRKSFQEENHIMSNLRQVGLKKPMERSSVLDRYPPAANELTMRKSWIPWMRKRENGPPVTHEKGPRGGSSPGHPGELVLSPKQGQPLHIRVTPDHENSTATLEITSPTAEEFFSSTTVIPTLGNQKPRITIIPSPNVMSQKQKSGDAALSAERAMSPVTITTFSREKTPESGRGPFADRPTSPIQIMTVSTSAAPADIAVPPESQEMPVGRTVLKVTPEKQTVPAPVRKYNSNANIITTEDNKIHIHLGSQFKRAPGTSAEGASPVITVRPVSVTAEKEVSTGTVLRSPRNHLSSRPGASKVTSTITITPVTTSSARGTQSVSGQDGSSQRPTPTRIPMSKGMKAGKPVVAAPGAGNLAKFEPRAETQSMKIELKKSAAGSATSPGGGKG from the exons gTTGAAAAAACTCCTTGAACAAGAAAAGGCTTACCAAGCccgcaaagaaaaggaaaatgctaAGCGGCTCAACAAACTGAGAGATGAGCTTGTGAAACTCAAGTCCTTCGCGCTCATGCTGGTGGATGAAAGGCAGATGCATATCGAGCAACTTGGCCTGCAGAGCCAGAAAGTACAGGACCTGACTCAGAAActgagggaagaggaagaaaagctcAAAGCCATCACTTCTAAATCCAAAGAAGACAGGCAGAAATTGCTCAAGTTGGAAGTGGATTTTGAACACAAGGCTTCGAGGTTTTCCCAGGAGCATGAAGAGATGAACGCTAAGTTGGCCAATCAAGAGTCTCACAACAGGCAGCTCAGACTCAAGCTGGTTGGCTTGACTCAAAGAATGGAGGAGCTGGAAGAGACCAACAAAAATCTTCAGAAGGCAGAAGTAGAACTTCAGGAACTAAGAGATAAAATTGCCAAAGGGGAATGTGGCAACTCCAGCCTCATGGCAGAAGTGGAAAAGCTTCGGAAGCGCGTACTTGAGATGGAGGGTAAAGATGAGGAGATCACGAAAACTGAATCCCAGTGCAGGGAACTGAGGAAGAAGCTGCAGGAGGAAGAACACCATAGCCGGGAGCTCAAACTTGAAGTTGAGAAGTTACAGATGAGAATGTCTGAACTGGAGAAACTGGAGGAAGCATTTAGCAAGAGTAAGTCGGAGTGCACCCAGCTGCATttcaatctggagaaagaaaagaacttaaCCAAGGACCTGCTCAATGAATTGGAGGTAGTCAAGAGTCGGGTTAAAGAACTGGAATGTTCTGAAAGTCGATTGGAAAAGGCTGAATTAAGCCTAAAAGACGATCTCACAAAGTTGAAGTCCTTTACCGTGATGCTggttgatgaaaggaaaaatatgatggaaaaaataaagcaggaagagagaaaagtggatggactcaataaaaattttaaggtggaacaaggcaaggttatGGATGTAACGGAAAAACTCATCGAAGAAAGTAAGAAGCTTTTAAAACTGAAATCTGAAATGGAGGAAAAGGTATACAGTTTGACCAAAGAGAGAGATGAGTTAATAGGCAAACtgaaaagtgaagaagaaaaatcctCTGAATTAAGCTGCAGTGTTGACTTATTAAAGAAGAGGCTTGATGGGATAGAGGAAGTGGAGAGAGAAATAACAAGAGGAAGGTGTCGAAAAGGACCTGAGCTCACCTGCCCAGAAGATAACAAAATTAAGGAGCTAACACTTGAAATTGAGAGACTGAAGAAACGTCTGCAACAACTGGAGGTGGTGGAAGGGGATTTGATGAAGACAGAAGATGAGTACGACCAGCTAGAGCAGAAATTTAGAAGCGAGCAGGATAAGGCCAACTTCCTCTCTCAACAGCTGGAGGAGATAAAACACCAAATCGCCAAGAATAAAGCAATAGAGAAAGGTGAGGCGGTGAGTCAGGAAGCCGAGCTGAGACACAGATTTCGGTTGGAAGAAGCTAAAAGTCGAGACTTAAAAGCAGAAGTCCAAGCCCTGAAAGAGAAGATTCATGAACTGATGAACAAAGAAGATCAGCTTTCTCAGCTCCAAGTGGATTATTCTGTCCTTCAACAAAGATttatggaagaagaaaataagaacaagaaCATGGGGCAGGAGGTCCTCCATCTGACCAAAGAGTTGGAGCTGTCCAAGCGGTACAGTCGCGCTCTCCGGCCCAGTGTGAACGGCAGGAGGATGGTGGATGTCCCCGTGACGTCCACTGGCGTCCAGACGGATGCTGTCGGCAGCGAGGCAGCGGAGGAGGACACGCCAGCGGTGTTTATACGCAAATCCTTTCAAGAAGAAAACCATATCATGAGTAACCTTCGACAGGTGGGACTGAAGAAACCTATGGAACGTTCCTCTGTCCTAGACAGGTATCCGCCCGCGGCCAACGAGCTCACCATGAGGAAGTCTTGGATTCCATGGATGAGGAAAAGGGAGAATGGGCCCCCGGTGACTCACGAGAAGGGGCCTCGAGGCGGTTCCAGCCCGGGGCACCCAGGAGAGCTGGTTCTTTCGCCCAAGCAGGGCCAGCCCCTGCACATTCGAGTGACGCCCGACCACGAGAACAGCACTGCCACTTTGGAGATTACGAGCCCCACGGCGGAAGAATTTTTTTCCAGTACCACCGTCATTCCCACCCTAGGGAATCAGAAACCGAGGATAACCATTATCCCATCACCAAATGTCATGTCTCAGAAACAGAAAAGCGGAGACGCTGCTCTCAGCGCGGAGCGAGCCATGTCCCCGGTCACAATTACTACCTTCTCCAGGGAGAAGACGCCAGAAAGCGGAAGAGGGCCGTTTGCGGACAGGCCCACGTCCCCCATTCAGATCATGACCGTGTCCACATCGGCGGCCCCGGCGGACATCGCTGTCCCTCCCGAATCCCAGGAAATGCCCGTGGGAAGGACTGTCCTCAAGGTCACGCCCGAGAAGCAGACTGTGCCAGCCCCAGTCCGGAAGTACAACTCCAATGCCAATATCATAACCACGGAAGACAATAAAATTCACATTCACTTAGGTTCGCAGTTTAAGCGAGCCCCTGGGACTTCAGCTGAAGGAGCAAGCCCGGTGATTACTGTCCGACCCGTCAGCGTGACCGCGGAGAAGGAGGTGTCCACCGGCACAGTCCTTCGCTCGCCCAGGAACCACCTCTCGTCTCGCCCTGGCGCGAGCAAGGTGACCAGCACCATCACCATTACACCGGTCACGACCTCATCGGCCAGAGGAACCCAGTCAGTG TCGGGACAAGACGGGTCATCCCAGCGGCCTACACCCACCCGCATTCCTATGTCAAAAGGTATGAAAGCAGGAAAGCCAGTAGTGGCAGCCCCAGGAGCAGGAAATCTGGCCAAATTCGAGCCTCGAGCTGAGACTCAGTCTATGAAAATAGAGCTGAAGAAATCTGCAGCCGGCAGCGCTACCTCTCCTGGAGGGGGGAAGGGCTGA